A window from Staphylococcus succinus encodes these proteins:
- the hemW gene encoding radical SAM family heme chaperone HemW: protein MEVKSAYIHIPFCVRICTYCDFNKYFIQNQPVDQYLDCLIEEMEQSDVRQLETVFVGGGTPTALNYDQLKKLLVAITRIFKIKGEFSFEANPDELTIEKVQLLKDFGVNRLSMGVQTFNPELLEILGRTHKTEDIYQSVANARQVGIPSISLDLMYHLPHQTIEDFKDSLEKALALDIDHISSYGLILEPKTKFYNMYRKGQLKVPNEDIGEEMYEYLLERMEQSDMHQYEISNFGKDGHESEHNKVYWKNEGYYGFGAGASGYVNGERYNNVNPVNHYIKKIQNKERPILDSTFPTLSEQMEEEMFLGLRMNQGVNKSRFQQKFNTSIDNIFGTVINDLIERELIIEQEGYISMTERGKVIGNVVFESFLLNV, encoded by the coding sequence ATGGAAGTGAAAAGTGCTTATATCCATATTCCTTTTTGCGTAAGAATTTGTACCTATTGTGATTTTAATAAGTATTTTATACAAAATCAGCCGGTAGATCAGTATTTAGATTGCTTAATAGAAGAAATGGAACAAAGTGATGTTAGACAATTAGAAACTGTATTTGTTGGCGGTGGTACCCCAACAGCACTAAATTATGATCAACTTAAAAAGTTACTCGTAGCTATTACGCGTATTTTTAAAATCAAAGGTGAGTTTAGTTTCGAAGCTAACCCAGATGAATTAACGATAGAAAAAGTTCAATTACTTAAAGATTTTGGGGTTAACCGATTGTCTATGGGAGTACAAACATTTAATCCAGAATTATTAGAAATTCTGGGAAGAACACATAAAACAGAAGATATTTACCAATCGGTAGCTAATGCACGTCAAGTTGGTATACCTTCTATTAGTTTAGATTTGATGTACCATTTGCCACATCAAACAATTGAAGATTTTAAAGATAGTTTAGAAAAGGCGTTGGCTCTTGATATTGATCACATTTCTAGCTATGGATTGATATTAGAACCTAAGACAAAATTTTATAATATGTATCGTAAAGGCCAATTGAAAGTTCCTAACGAAGATATTGGTGAAGAAATGTATGAATACCTCTTAGAAAGAATGGAACAATCCGATATGCATCAGTATGAAATTTCTAATTTTGGAAAAGATGGGCATGAGTCAGAACATAATAAAGTGTACTGGAAAAACGAAGGGTATTATGGTTTTGGTGCAGGTGCAAGTGGTTATGTTAACGGTGAACGTTATAATAATGTTAATCCGGTAAACCATTATATTAAAAAAATCCAAAATAAGGAACGTCCTATTTTAGATTCGACGTTCCCAACTTTATCGGAACAAATGGAAGAAGAAATGTTTTTAGGACTGAGAATGAATCAGGGAGTCAATAAATCTAGATTTCAGCAAAAATTCAATACAAGCATAGATAATATATTTGGTACAGTTATTAATGATTTGATAGAACGCGAACTTATTATTGAACAAGAAGGATACATCTCGATGACGGAACGCGGAAAAGTGATAGGAAACGTTGTATTTGAGTCGTTTTTGTTAAATGTTTAA
- a CDS encoding DNA internalization-related competence protein ComEC/Rec2, with translation MIYYAIAYLVGILWLHVRLMALFVFILLLFIAIRKQLKLIQFISIVILPILSFMMFQNDLVHTREQRTMQYNNTHLQSQAYFLTKPVLKHQKLRGKVEINHQIFTFYYYLKHGTKDNIENKLFQKSCYVRGELSSINNRFNDKATLFVKAIDLDSCKSNESGHQYLLERHKAYIFDKLKATHIKGPEKIIALISGDTTNIDVNDLEKYKEIGIYHLLAISGTHVAIIIGIIFYVLNLFRMPLFFIKFVILILLPLYVLYTELAPSAMRAVIVTIIVIVLPKRIFRNTMNILAFSFITLTLIYPSLIYHIGFQFSFMITFFILLSLPLLEKLTAFKSTFYITFIAQLGSLIISAHYFNQIQWIGFISNLFFVPFYVFILYPLTLIYFIINHLPIEIQLLTGLLNLVIKIHDIIVDIFYSLSRHKWYIPELNEYFLVIALAMILAALVALVHKKFKILTGLMILIYIIVTVLPSTNDYRLTMLNVGQGDAILFETNKQHTLLIDTGGKLLEKGEKATHNIARYHILPTLKKRAIKTINYLIITHPHQDHIGELNYLIEKYRIENIILNSASMKSEQLNSLKKQCRNNEIPLYDFREKQNFKLDKAVINLLDVTINASDDLNEHSIVTLITYEKYKMLLMGDATKNNENELLKQFNLKAVDVLKIGHHGSKTSTSEAFIRTINPKISLISVAHKNRYNLPNQETINRLISYHSQVYQTANHGEVTIDFKENMYIKTERK, from the coding sequence ATGATTTATTATGCAATTGCATATTTAGTAGGTATTTTATGGTTACATGTTAGATTAATGGCACTATTTGTTTTCATATTGTTATTATTCATAGCAATTAGAAAACAATTGAAGTTGATTCAATTCATATCAATCGTTATACTCCCTATTTTAAGTTTTATGATGTTTCAAAATGATTTAGTACATACAAGAGAGCAACGAACTATGCAATATAACAATACGCATTTACAAAGCCAAGCTTATTTTCTAACTAAACCAGTATTGAAGCATCAAAAACTACGAGGGAAAGTGGAGATTAATCACCAAATTTTTACATTTTATTACTATTTAAAGCATGGCACCAAAGATAATATAGAAAATAAATTATTCCAAAAATCATGTTATGTTAGGGGAGAATTGTCATCAATCAATAATCGCTTCAATGATAAAGCTACATTGTTTGTTAAAGCGATTGATTTGGATAGTTGTAAAAGTAATGAATCAGGCCATCAATACCTTTTAGAAAGGCATAAGGCCTATATATTCGACAAATTGAAGGCGACCCATATCAAAGGTCCTGAAAAAATCATTGCGCTAATTAGCGGTGATACAACGAATATTGATGTGAATGATTTAGAGAAGTATAAAGAAATTGGTATCTATCATCTCTTGGCAATTAGTGGCACTCATGTAGCGATTATAATAGGTATTATTTTTTATGTATTAAACCTTTTTAGAATGCCACTGTTTTTTATTAAATTTGTAATTTTAATATTACTGCCATTATATGTCTTATATACAGAATTAGCACCGAGTGCAATGAGGGCAGTTATAGTAACAATCATAGTCATTGTTCTCCCAAAAAGAATATTCCGAAATACTATGAATATTCTAGCGTTTAGTTTTATAACGTTAACTTTAATTTACCCATCTTTAATTTATCATATAGGATTTCAATTCTCATTTATGATTACCTTCTTTATTTTATTATCTTTACCTTTATTAGAGAAATTGACTGCATTTAAATCTACGTTTTATATCACTTTTATTGCTCAATTAGGGTCACTTATTATAAGTGCACATTATTTTAACCAAATACAATGGATAGGCTTTATATCTAATTTATTCTTTGTACCTTTTTATGTTTTTATATTATATCCTCTTACACTTATTTATTTCATTATCAATCATTTGCCAATTGAAATTCAATTACTCACAGGATTATTGAACTTAGTTATTAAAATACACGATATTATTGTTGATATATTCTATAGTTTAAGCCGGCATAAATGGTATATACCAGAATTGAATGAATATTTTTTAGTAATAGCGTTGGCAATGATATTAGCTGCATTAGTAGCGCTTGTACATAAAAAGTTCAAAATTTTGACTGGTCTAATGATACTTATATATATCATAGTGACAGTACTACCAAGTACTAATGATTATCGACTAACTATGTTGAATGTAGGTCAAGGTGATGCAATTTTATTTGAAACAAATAAACAGCACACATTGCTCATAGATACTGGGGGTAAGTTACTTGAAAAGGGCGAAAAGGCTACACATAATATCGCTAGATACCACATATTGCCAACTTTAAAAAAACGAGCTATAAAAACAATTAATTATTTAATTATAACCCACCCACACCAAGATCATATAGGGGAATTAAATTATTTAATTGAAAAATATCGAATTGAAAACATTATATTGAATAGTGCGAGTATGAAAAGTGAGCAGTTAAACAGTTTGAAAAAACAATGTAGAAATAATGAAATACCATTGTATGATTTTAGAGAAAAGCAAAATTTTAAATTAGATAAAGCAGTCATAAATTTATTAGATGTAACAATAAATGCCTCAGATGATTTAAACGAACATTCTATTGTGACATTGATAACCTATGAAAAATATAAAATGTTACTGATGGGCGATGCGACCAAAAATAATGAAAATGAGTTATTAAAGCAGTTCAATTTAAAAGCAGTTGATGTGCTGAAGATTGGACATCATGGAAGTAAAACGAGTACCAGTGAGGCCTTTATACGAACCATTAACCCTAAGATAAGCTTGATTTCTGTAGCACACAAAAACCGATATAACTTACCCAATCAAGAAACTATAAACCGATTAATTAGTTATCATTCTCAAGTTTATCAAACAGCTAATCACGGAGAAGTTACAATTGATTTCAAAGAAAATATGTATATCAAAACAGAAAGGAAGTAA
- the dnaK gene encoding molecular chaperone DnaK — MSKVIGIDLGTTNSCVAILEGDEPKVIQNPEGARTTPSVVAFKNGETQVGEVAKRQAITNPNTIQSIKRHMGTQYKVDVEGKSYTPQEISAMVLQNLKSTAEDYLGEKVEKAVITVPAYFNDSERQATKDAGRIAGLEVERIINEPTAAALAYGLDKTETDQKVLVFDLGGGTFDVSILELGDGVFEVLSTAGDNKLGGDDFDQVIIDYLVSEFKKENGVDLAQDKMALQRLKDAAEKAKKDLSGVSQTQISLPFISAGENGPLHLEINLTRSKFEELSDSLIRRTMEPTRQAMKDAGLSSSDIDEVILVGGSTRIPAVQEAVKKEVNKEPHKGVNPDEVVAMGASIQGGVITGDVKDVVLLDVTPLSLGIEIMGGRMNTLIERNTTIPTSKSQVYSTAADNQPAVDIHVLQGERPMASDNKTLGRFQLTDIPAAPRGVPQIEVTFDIDKNGIVNVTAKDLGTNKEQNITIQSSSSLSDDEIDRMVKDAEENAEADKQRREESDLRNEADSLVFQVEKTITDLGENISEEDKKDAEDKKDALKSALEGEDIEDIKAKKEELEKVVQDLSTKVYEQAAQAQQQAQGEEGNEAQDSNVEDADFKEVKDDDSKDNQK; from the coding sequence ATGAGTAAAGTAATAGGCATTGACTTAGGTACAACAAATTCATGTGTAGCAATCTTAGAAGGCGATGAGCCAAAAGTAATCCAAAATCCAGAGGGTGCTAGAACTACACCATCAGTAGTAGCATTTAAAAATGGTGAAACTCAAGTAGGTGAAGTTGCTAAACGACAAGCAATTACAAACCCTAACACAATTCAATCAATCAAACGTCATATGGGTACACAATATAAAGTTGACGTTGAAGGTAAATCATATACACCACAAGAAATTTCAGCGATGGTTTTACAAAATCTTAAAAGTACAGCTGAAGACTATCTAGGTGAAAAAGTAGAAAAAGCAGTAATTACTGTTCCTGCATACTTTAATGATAGTGAACGTCAAGCTACTAAAGATGCTGGTAGAATTGCTGGCTTAGAAGTAGAACGTATTATCAATGAACCAACAGCAGCTGCTTTAGCATATGGTTTAGATAAAACTGAAACTGACCAAAAAGTATTAGTATTTGACTTAGGTGGCGGTACATTCGACGTTTCTATTTTAGAATTAGGCGATGGTGTATTTGAAGTACTATCAACTGCTGGCGACAATAAACTTGGCGGCGATGACTTTGACCAAGTAATTATTGACTATTTAGTATCTGAATTTAAAAAAGAAAATGGCGTAGATTTAGCACAAGATAAAATGGCATTACAACGTCTAAAAGACGCAGCTGAAAAAGCTAAAAAAGACTTATCTGGTGTATCTCAAACACAAATTTCATTACCGTTCATCTCAGCAGGAGAAAATGGTCCTTTACATTTAGAAATCAACTTAACACGTTCTAAATTTGAAGAGTTATCTGACTCATTAATCAGAAGAACTATGGAACCTACTCGTCAAGCAATGAAAGATGCTGGTTTATCAAGTTCTGACATTGATGAAGTAATCTTAGTTGGTGGTTCTACTAGAATTCCAGCTGTTCAAGAAGCAGTTAAAAAAGAAGTAAATAAAGAACCTCATAAAGGTGTGAATCCAGACGAAGTAGTAGCTATGGGTGCATCAATTCAAGGTGGCGTAATCACTGGTGATGTTAAAGACGTAGTATTATTAGACGTAACACCATTATCATTAGGTATTGAAATTATGGGTGGACGTATGAATACACTTATCGAAAGAAATACGACTATTCCAACATCTAAATCACAAGTTTACTCAACAGCAGCAGATAACCAACCGGCAGTTGATATTCATGTATTACAAGGTGAACGTCCAATGGCATCAGACAATAAAACACTTGGAAGATTCCAATTAACTGATATTCCAGCAGCTCCACGTGGCGTGCCTCAAATCGAAGTAACATTTGATATTGATAAAAATGGTATCGTAAACGTTACAGCAAAAGACTTAGGCACAAATAAAGAACAAAATATCACAATTCAATCAAGTTCTTCACTATCAGATGATGAAATCGATCGTATGGTTAAAGATGCTGAAGAAAATGCTGAAGCTGACAAACAACGTCGTGAAGAAAGTGACTTAAGAAACGAAGCTGATAGCTTAGTATTCCAAGTTGAAAAAACAATTACTGACTTAGGCGAAAACATCAGTGAAGAAGATAAAAAAGATGCTGAAGATAAAAAAGATGCATTAAAATCAGCGCTTGAAGGCGAAGATATTGAAGATATCAAAGCTAAAAAAGAAGAATTAGAAAAAGTTGTTCAAGACTTATCAACAAAAGTTTACGAGCAAGCTGCGCAAGCTCAACAACAAGCTCAAGGTGAAGAAGGAAACGAAGCACAAGATAGCAACGTTGAAGATGCAGATTTCAAAGAAGTGAAAGATGACGACAGCAAAGATAATCAAAAATAA
- the hrcA gene encoding heat-inducible transcriptional repressor HrcA, producing the protein MISDRQLSILNAIVEDYVDLGQPIGSKTLIERHKLNVSPATIRNEMKHLEDLELIEKTHTSSGRSPSELGIRYYVNQLLQQTSHQQQTKIQRLRDLLVENHYDISTTLSAFANELSIASQYTTLVMRPNHKKDIINNIHLIRANAHLVIMVVVFTSGHVEHLHLATQVPLSNDKLTKISNFVTTKYNKWNNQQFESELNTFVKSELEKQFIKEMLHTIEIHFDNQSNGIFMGGKVKLIDALNESNVSSIQPILQYIESNKITQLLDDMSHSTINVKIGHEIESSLSDISIITSEYHIDDRLKGQIAVIGPTAMNYQNVIRLLNTIW; encoded by the coding sequence ATGATTAGTGATAGACAATTAAGCATTCTGAATGCAATTGTTGAAGATTATGTTGATTTAGGTCAGCCAATTGGTTCTAAGACTTTGATTGAACGACACAAATTGAATGTTAGTCCTGCTACTATTAGAAATGAGATGAAACATCTCGAAGATTTAGAGTTGATAGAGAAGACACATACTTCGTCAGGACGTTCACCATCAGAGTTAGGTATTAGATATTATGTGAATCAATTATTGCAACAAACATCTCATCAACAACAAACTAAAATACAACGTTTAAGAGATTTACTAGTCGAGAATCATTATGATATTTCTACTACATTGAGTGCATTTGCTAATGAACTTTCGATTGCATCTCAATATACAACGTTGGTAATGCGTCCAAATCATAAAAAAGATATAATTAACAACATTCATTTGATTCGAGCAAATGCCCACTTGGTTATTATGGTGGTTGTATTCACTTCTGGTCATGTTGAACATTTACATTTAGCTACACAAGTTCCGTTATCTAATGATAAGCTCACAAAGATATCGAATTTTGTTACTACTAAGTATAATAAATGGAATAATCAACAATTTGAAAGTGAATTAAATACGTTTGTGAAATCAGAACTTGAAAAGCAATTTATCAAAGAGATGTTACACACAATTGAAATCCACTTTGATAATCAAAGTAATGGCATTTTTATGGGTGGAAAGGTTAAACTAATTGATGCATTAAATGAATCAAATGTTTCCTCAATTCAACCTATATTGCAATATATAGAATCAAATAAAATCACACAACTACTTGATGATATGTCTCATTCGACGATTAACGTCAAAATAGGACATGAAATTGAATCGAGTTTGAGTGATATTTCTATCATCACAAGTGAATATCACATTGATGATAGGCTTAAAGGTCAAATTGCGGTTATTGGACCTACGGCAATGAATTATCAGAACGTAATACGATTACTAAATACGATTTGGTAA
- the grpE gene encoding nucleotide exchange factor GrpE: MTEKNESVFDQAAENEEVKDQSQTSENETVENADDTNNDKVKDNLQEDNTEEIESDVDPKDEEIEQLKKDVQEKEEKYLRLYAEFENYKRRIQKENQTMKEYKAQDVLNDILPTIDNIERALQIDGEDEQFKSLKKGVEMVHESLINALKNNGLEKIETEGQQFDPNVHQAVVQDDNPDFESGEITQELQRGYKLKDRVLRPSMVKVNQ, encoded by the coding sequence ATGACAGAAAAAAATGAATCAGTATTTGATCAAGCTGCAGAAAATGAAGAAGTTAAAGATCAATCTCAGACATCTGAAAATGAAACAGTTGAAAATGCTGACGACACTAATAATGACAAAGTAAAAGACAATCTGCAAGAGGACAATACAGAAGAGATAGAATCAGATGTAGATCCTAAAGATGAAGAAATTGAACAATTGAAAAAAGATGTTCAAGAAAAAGAAGAAAAATACTTAAGATTGTACGCAGAATTCGAAAATTATAAACGTAGAATCCAAAAAGAAAATCAAACAATGAAAGAATATAAAGCTCAAGATGTGTTAAACGATATTTTACCAACTATCGATAACATTGAGCGTGCGTTACAAATCGATGGCGAAGATGAACAATTCAAATCACTGAAAAAAGGTGTTGAAATGGTTCATGAAAGCTTAATTAACGCTTTAAAAAATAATGGCTTAGAAAAAATTGAAACTGAAGGTCAACAATTTGATCCAAATGTTCACCAAGCTGTTGTTCAAGATGATAATCCAGATTTTGAATCAGGAGAAATCACTCAAGAATTGCAACGTGGTTATAAATTAAAAGATAGAGTATTAAGACCTTCAATGGTTAAAGTAAATCAATAA
- the rpsT gene encoding 30S ribosomal protein S20: MPNIKSAIKRVKTTHTAEERNISQKNEMRTAVKRAQSATASNADNKAELVSFALKKVDKAAQRNLIHTNKAARIKSSLMTANK, encoded by the coding sequence ATGCCAAACATTAAATCTGCAATTAAACGTGTTAAAACTACTCACACTGCTGAGGAGCGCAACATTTCTCAAAAGAATGAAATGCGTACAGCGGTTAAGAGAGCTCAATCAGCTACTGCTTCAAATGCTGATAACAAAGCTGAATTAGTTAGTTTTGCTTTGAAAAAAGTAGATAAAGCTGCTCAACGCAACTTAATCCACACTAACAAAGCTGCTCGTATCAAATCTTCACTAATGACAGCTAACAAATAA
- the lepA gene encoding translation elongation factor 4 yields MDKQERYNRRKNIRNFSIIAHIDHGKSTLADRILENTKSVESRDMQAQLLDSMDLERERGITIKLNAVRLKYEAKDGETYTFHLIDTPGHVDFTYEVSRSLAACEGAILVVDSAQGIEAQTLANVYLALDNDLELLPVVNKIDLPAAEPERVKQELEDVIGIDQDDVVLASAKSNIGIEDILEKIVEVIPPPEGDPEAPLKALIFDSEYDPYRGVVSGIRVMEGIVKAGDRIKMMATGKEFEVTEVGINTPKQLPVEELTVGDVGYIIASIKNVDDSRVGDTITHAERPAEQALQGYKKMNPMVFCGLFPIDNKDYNDLRDALEKLQLNDASLEFEPESSQALGFGYRTGFLGMLHMEIIQERIEREFGIELIATAPSVIYQCIMKNGEEVSVDNPANMPERDKIETIYEPFVRATMMVPNDYVGAVMELCQRKRGQFVNMEYMDDIRVNIIYEIPLSEVVFDFFDQLKSNTKGYASFDYEFIDNKESDLVKMDILLNGEKVDALSFIVHKEFAYDRGKVLVDKLKKLIPRQQFEVPVQAAVGQKIVARTNIKSMGKNVLSKCYGGDISRKRKLLEKQKAGKAKMKAVGNVEIPQDAFLAVLKMDED; encoded by the coding sequence ATGGATAAACAAGAACGTTATAATAGACGTAAAAATATAAGAAACTTTTCTATTATCGCACATATAGACCATGGTAAATCTACTTTAGCTGATAGAATCTTAGAAAATACGAAATCAGTTGAATCAAGAGATATGCAAGCACAATTACTAGATTCCATGGATTTAGAAAGAGAACGCGGTATTACAATCAAATTAAATGCTGTACGATTAAAGTATGAAGCTAAGGATGGGGAAACATATACATTCCATCTTATTGATACACCAGGACATGTAGATTTCACTTATGAGGTATCAAGATCATTGGCAGCTTGTGAAGGTGCAATATTGGTAGTCGATTCTGCACAGGGTATCGAAGCACAAACTTTAGCAAATGTGTATTTAGCACTGGATAATGACTTAGAGCTATTACCTGTTGTTAATAAGATTGACCTGCCTGCTGCTGAACCAGAACGTGTTAAACAAGAATTAGAAGATGTTATTGGTATAGATCAAGATGATGTGGTTCTTGCTAGTGCAAAATCTAATATTGGTATTGAAGATATATTAGAAAAAATAGTTGAAGTTATACCACCACCAGAGGGCGATCCTGAAGCGCCATTGAAAGCTTTGATTTTTGATTCTGAATACGATCCTTATCGAGGTGTAGTATCAGGTATTAGAGTCATGGAAGGTATAGTTAAAGCTGGTGATCGTATTAAGATGATGGCGACGGGTAAAGAATTCGAAGTAACTGAAGTGGGGATTAATACTCCCAAACAATTGCCGGTAGAGGAACTAACTGTCGGTGATGTAGGTTATATTATAGCTAGCATTAAGAACGTAGATGACTCTCGTGTCGGTGATACGATTACACATGCGGAACGACCAGCTGAACAAGCGTTACAAGGATATAAAAAAATGAATCCTATGGTTTTCTGTGGTCTATTCCCAATAGATAATAAAGATTATAACGACTTACGTGATGCATTAGAAAAATTACAACTCAATGATGCTTCGCTCGAATTTGAACCAGAATCATCACAAGCGTTAGGGTTTGGATATCGTACAGGATTTTTAGGTATGCTTCACATGGAAATAATTCAAGAGCGTATCGAGCGTGAATTTGGTATTGAACTTATTGCAACTGCACCATCTGTTATTTACCAATGTATTATGAAAAACGGAGAAGAAGTTTCAGTCGATAATCCAGCAAATATGCCTGAAAGAGATAAAATTGAAACGATTTATGAACCTTTTGTTAGGGCTACGATGATGGTTCCTAATGATTATGTGGGTGCAGTAATGGAATTATGTCAGCGTAAACGTGGTCAATTTGTAAACATGGAATATATGGATGATATCCGAGTGAATATCATTTATGAGATACCGTTGTCAGAAGTAGTATTCGATTTCTTTGATCAACTTAAATCTAATACTAAAGGATATGCTTCATTTGATTATGAATTTATTGATAATAAAGAAAGTGACCTTGTGAAAATGGACATTTTATTAAACGGTGAAAAAGTAGATGCATTAAGCTTTATTGTACATAAAGAATTTGCTTATGATCGTGGTAAAGTGTTAGTTGATAAATTGAAAAAACTTATTCCAAGACAACAGTTTGAAGTGCCAGTTCAAGCAGCTGTTGGACAAAAAATTGTTGCACGTACAAACATCAAGTCAATGGGTAAAAATGTATTGTCAAAATGTTATGGCGGAGATATTAGCCGTAAGAGAAAATTATTAGAAAAACAAAAAGCTGGTAAAGCTAAAATGAAAGCAGTAGGTAATGTAGAAATTCCTCAAGATGCGTTTTTAGCTGTGCTTAAGATGGACGAAGATTAA
- the holA gene encoding DNA polymerase III subunit delta: MSDNIITVYGEVPELIEKKSTEIIENYLDAPKDDFNFVKYNLYDSDLSSVIEETLTMPFFSDKKAVLVQNAYVFTGEKPPKDLNHNIDLLLEFIEKYDGESMIVFEVYQPKLDERKKLVKTLKKKAQLKKIEQMSEEEIKKWIKNELHSNYKDIKQDALNLFIELTGINFNIVKQEIGKLVLFLGERATINKQDVDQIVNRSLEQNVFLLTEYIQKNNKVKAIQLVKDLIAMKEEPIKLLALITSNYRLFYQSKILSQKGYSGQQIAKTINVHPYRVKLALNQARHYHLESLLNIIDSCAETDYKLKSSYMDKQLILELFILSL, translated from the coding sequence ATGAGCGATAATATAATTACAGTATACGGAGAAGTACCTGAATTGATTGAAAAAAAATCGACCGAGATTATCGAAAATTATTTAGATGCTCCCAAAGATGATTTTAACTTTGTTAAGTATAATTTATATGACAGTGATTTATCATCCGTAATAGAAGAGACATTAACAATGCCTTTTTTCTCTGATAAAAAGGCCGTTTTGGTACAAAATGCATATGTCTTTACTGGAGAAAAACCACCTAAAGACTTAAATCATAATATTGATTTACTTTTAGAATTCATAGAAAAATATGATGGTGAAAGTATGATTGTATTCGAAGTCTATCAACCCAAATTAGACGAACGTAAAAAATTAGTGAAAACATTAAAAAAGAAAGCTCAGTTAAAGAAAATAGAGCAAATGTCAGAAGAAGAGATAAAAAAATGGATAAAAAATGAATTACATTCAAACTATAAAGATATTAAACAAGATGCGTTAAACTTATTTATTGAATTAACTGGTATTAACTTTAATATCGTCAAGCAAGAGATAGGAAAATTAGTCCTTTTTCTAGGTGAAAGAGCAACAATTAATAAACAAGATGTGGACCAAATTGTAAATAGAAGTTTAGAACAAAATGTGTTTCTATTAACAGAATATATTCAAAAAAATAATAAGGTAAAGGCGATACAACTTGTCAAAGATTTGATTGCGATGAAAGAAGAACCGATTAAACTTTTAGCGCTTATAACAAGTAACTATCGACTTTTCTATCAAAGTAAAATACTGTCTCAAAAAGGGTATAGTGGCCAACAAATTGCAAAAACGATTAATGTTCATCCTTATAGAGTGAAGTTAGCACTTAACCAAGCAAGACATTATCATTTAGAGAGTTTGTTGAATATTATAGATAGCTGTGCAGAAACAGATTATAAATTAAAATCTTCTTATATGGATAAACAACTCATTTTAGAACTTTTTATTTTATCTTTATAA